A single genomic interval of Zingiber officinale cultivar Zhangliang chromosome 4A, Zo_v1.1, whole genome shotgun sequence harbors:
- the LOC121972257 gene encoding uncharacterized protein LOC121972257: MVIDGMDQSFDWITISNEQPPNSEAQKFFDLLKDADEPLWNGCKNHTKLSAVTQLLNLKSEYNLPEACYDRLMSIIKSMLPESDNLPPNLYKTKKQLSNLGLGYKKIDACVNNCILYYEEYKDYKECPICFHPRYKPRKPRVRKEVPFHVLRYLPLIPRLKRLYASTYTCEHMTWHAKNHCIDGKMAHPSHGEAWKHFDRTYSSFASDPRIVRLGLCTDGFSPFGHQSTPYSCWPVIITVYNLPPWMCMQKPFMFLNMVIPGPKSPGKNIDVFLHPLIDELRELWTTGVQTYDVCSKQNFQMKDALLWTISDFPAYAMLSGWSTHGWLACPYCMEHTKSFQLKCGRKASWFDCHRQFLPRDHPFRRQAYKFRKGKVEIDSPPLRLSGKDIYQRVNRLPHVTFGKPPSATQPIDGFGKTHNWVKRSIFWELPYWQTNLIRHNLDVMHIEKNVFDNVFNTIMDVKDKTKDNAKARKDLEQLCSRPELHLIEHAHGKVYKPKAPYTLSKLQMKEVCIWTKSLKFPDGYSSNISRCVNENECKFIGMKSHDCHIFMQKLLPIAFRDLLPKSIWEALTELSNFFRDICATVLRVEHMEQIGLNIIEIICKLERIFPPVFFDSMEHMTIHLAYEAKVGGPVYYRWMYPFERFLYHLKKKVGNRARVEASIVEAYMIEEVSTFCSSYFEPHIQSRLNRIPRNDDGGAVDSSSGLSIFTHPGRALGSRISIQEHPFEVDDDIKKLAHGPNRRVSSHKGYFVNGFKFETMEYGRFKATSNYGVCVLGSTINEYEVDYYGVLEEILELNYYGLKDVIVLFKCHWYDTSDKGMKVHRLGLVEINHKSKLNTNDPFILAAQAQQVYYTRSPTIKQERNDWVTACKVKARGKFDIPFLEKQDENVSPIVEVAYQEEEISTPNNVLTDIDIDDVNIIFNVDKEELNEMEIEELRRVMNGKQVIVDSEELEEELEDFDEDEETQDETDCDSNNSDSELM, from the exons ATGGTGATTGATGGCATGGATCAAAGTTTTGATTGGATTACAATAAGTAATGAACAACCACCGAATTCTGAAGCACAGAAGTTCTTTGACTTGTTAAAGGATGCAGATGAGCCATTATGGAATGGTTGCAAAAATCACACTAAACTCTCAGCAGTGACGCAGTTGTTAAATCTTAAGTCTGAGTATAATCTACCAGAGGCATGCTATGATAGACTAATGTCAATAATAAAAAGCATGTTACCAGAAAGTGATAATTTACCGccaaatttatataaaacaaagaagcaactttcCAATCTTGGACTTGGCTATAAGAAAATTGATGCATGTGTGAATAATTGTATTCTATATTATGAAGAATACAAGGACTACAAAGAATGCCCCATTTGTTTTCATCCCAGATACAAACCGAGGAAGCCTAGAGTGCGAAAAGAGGTGCCTTTTCATGTCTTGCGGTACTTGCCGTTAATACCTAGACTCAAGAGACTTTatgcatctacatatacttgtgagcacatgacttggcatgcaaaaAATCACTGCATAGATGGAAAAATGGCACACCCATCTCATGGTGAAGCTTGGAAACATTTTGATCGCACTTATTCTTCATTCGCCTCAGATCCACGGATTGTGCGACTTGGATTATGTACAGATGGATTTAGCCCATTTGGTCATCAAAGTACCCCTTATTCATGTTGGCCTGTTATTATTACAGTTTATAATCTGCCTCCATGGATGTGCATGCAGAAGCCTTTCATGTTCCTTAACATGGTTATTCCCGGACCAAAGAGTCCAGGAAAAAATATTGATGTTTTCTTACATCCTCTAATAGATGAGTTAAGAGAATTATGGACTACTGGAGTACAGACTTATGATGTGtgttctaaacaaaattttcaaatgaaGGATGCACTTTTATGGACAATTagtgattttcctgcatatgcaATGTTGTCTGGTTGGAGTACTCACGGTTGGTTGGCATGTCCTTACTGTATGGAACATACAAAATCATTCCAACTTAAGTGTGGGAGAAAGGCTTCTTGGTTTGACTGTCATCGTCAATTCTTACCTCGTGATCATCCTTTTAGAAGACAAGCTTATAAATTTCGAAAGGGTAAAGTTGAAATAGATTCTCCACCTCTTCGTTTAAGTGGTAAAGACATCTATCAAAGAGTAAATAGACTTCCACATGTAACATTTGGGAAACCACCAAGTGCCACCCAACCTATTGATGGATTTGGAAAAACACATAATTGGGTTAAAAGAAGTATATTTTGGGAGCTACCTTATTGGCAAACAAATCTTATTCGACacaatttagatgtgatgcatattgaaaaaaatgtcTTTGATAATGTTTTCAACACTATTATGGATGTCAAAGATAAGACGAAGGATAATGCTAAAGCTAGAAAAGACTTAGAGCAGCTTTGTAGCCGTCCTGAGTTGCATTTGATTGAACATGCACATGGTAAAGTTTACAAACCAAAAGCACCATACACTTTGAGCAAATTACAAATGAAAGAAGTATGTATTTGGACTAAATCATTAAAATTCCCAGATGGATATTCTTCGAACATATCTCGTTGTGTAAATGAGAATGAATGCAAGTTTATTGGAATGAAGAGCCATGATTGTCATATATTTATGCAAAAATTATTGCCTATTGCATTTCGTGATCTACTTCCAAAATCAATATGGGAAGCATTAACAGAATTAAGTAATTTTTTTCGAGATATATGTGCAACTGTGTTGCGAGTAGAGCACATGGAACAAATTGGACTAAATATTATTGAGATAATATGCAAGCTTGAAAGGATTTTTCCCCCGGTTTTCTTCGATTCCATGGAGCATATGACAATTCATCTTGCATATGAAGCAAAAGTTGGTGGACCTGTATACTATAGATGGATGTATCCTTTTGAGAG GTTTTTGtaccatttgaagaaaaaagtggGTAATAGAGCTCGAGTTGAAGCTTCTATTGTTGAAGCTTATATGATTGAGGAAGTTTCAACATTTTGTTCATCGTACTTTGAACCACACATACAATCACGACTAAATCGAATTCCACGAAATGACGATGGAGGAGCAGTAGATTCATCTAGCGGGCTGTCAATTTTCACTCACCCAGGGCGAGCACTTGGCTCTCGAATTTCG ATTCAAGAACATCCTTTTGAGGTTGATGATGACATAAAGAAGCTGGCACATGGTCCAAATCGACGGGTTTCAAGTCACAAAGGATACTTTGTCAATGGATTTAAATTCGAGACCATGGAATATGGGCGTTTCAAAGCAACATCAAATTATGGTGTTTGTGTCTTAGGGAGCACCATCAATGAGTATGAAGTGGACTACTATGGGGTGTTGGAAGAAATTTTGGAATTGAACTATTACGGTCTCAAGGATGTTATCGTATTGTTTAAGTGTCATTGGTATGATACATCAGATAAAGGGATGAAAGTGCATAGGTTGGGTCTTGTAGAAATTAATCATAAATCAAAGTTAAACACAAATGACCCTTTCATATTAGCTGCTCAAGCCCAACAAGTGTACTATACCAGATCTCCTACCATCAAACAAGAGAGAAATGATTGGGTCACAGCATGCAAAGTGAAGGCTAGAGGAAAATTTGACATACCATTCCTTGAAAAACAAGATGAAAATGTTTCACCAATTGTTGAAGTTGCTTATCAAGAGGAGGAGATATCCACTCCAAATAATGTTCTCACAGATATAGATATTGATGATGTTAACATTATTTTTAATGTTGATAAAGAGGAATTAAATGAAATGGAAATTGAAGAGCTTCGACGTGTTATGAATGGCAAGCAAGTTATTGTAGATAGtgaagagctagaggaagaactTGAAGAttttgatgaagatgaagaaacacAAGATGAAACAGATTGTGACTCTAATAATAGTGATAGTGAATTAATGTAG